CTAACCTGGGAATATTAAAGGATAATGCGATAGAGCCTACCAATTATGTTTTTGAAAAGTATAAAATTGATAGTGCTCAATTTGTGGAGAGCGACCGTTATTATGCCTCCTTACCATTAGAATATGAAGCCATTTATACCGAAGTAGAAACGATATTGGAGCAAAAAAGAATACAATTGGAGCAAGAAAAAAAAGTTGCTGATAGCCTGAAGTATCTAGAAAGCAAACAGAATAAACCCGCAATAGACAGCTTGGGGACTTCCACTAATTTGAAGAATGATGTTCCGTAATATATTTTTTGGCGCTAAAAGCAATACTGTGCTCTACAGACTCAAATTCAAAACCTAAGGCCGTCCTAATTTTTGTGCTGCTATACGTTTCAGGATGTAAAAGTGAGTACACGGAGTTCTTGGTAATGGTTCTGGGTTTTCCGGTAATTAGGGTCTTGAAAAAATCGAAATACCTGCCTATTTTCAGTTGCCATTTCTTAAGTCTTTTACTTGGTATCTTTTTTTCTATATGTTTCGCTGTTAGGCTTATGGCTTCCTTGAAGGAAAGATTTTCGGCTACCAAAATAAATCTTTCGTTCTTAATGGAGGATTCCATTAACTTCATCATAATTTGAACTACGTCATTTACGCTTACAAATCCTGTACCCCCCGGTGGATAAAAGGAATATCCTCTGTTGACCGTAGTAAATAGTTTTCCACTTCCATTTGCCCAGAACCCTGGTCCAATGATAACCCCTGGATTTACAATTACGGCATCTAGATTTTCTTGGGTACCCCTCCATACTTCCATTTCGGCAGATTTTTTTGTGAGGGCGTATACATTGGTATACAATTCGTTCCAGTCATTTTCTTCCGTGGCTTCTTTTCCACGAAGACTTCTTCCAATAGTGCCAATAGTACTTACGTAACAGAGTTTTTCAATGTTATGGTGAATACATAGATTTACAATATTGGCCGTTCCCTCTACATTCACTTTCCTTAGTTTTTTAAAATCTTTGGGATCAAATGAAATTAGGGCGGCGGCATGGTATACCTGTTTTACATCCAAAAAGGCATATTCCAAGGAAGGAAGGTCGAGAATATCGCCTTGGATCCAATCGATTTGGTCAAAAATTGACTGAACATCATCCTGATAATAAGAGAAGACTTTTTTTACCTGCTGAAGTTTTTCCTGAGATCTATAAATGGCCCTGACCTTGATTTTAGATAGAACCAATCTTAATATCAAGTGAGAACCCACCAAGCCCGTACCTCCGGTAACTAAAACCATAATTCAAATTTAGGGAATACACATGGATAAATTCCTCTCCAATTCAAGTTGATCAGCGGCATTTTTCCTTTTATATTTGCAGGGAATCAAAAAGAAATAAATCAAATGGCTTCAAACTTTGTAAAGGAGTTGGAATGGAGGGGAATGTTGCACGATGCAATGCCTGGAACGGAAGAATACCTTATGGAAGGAATGCAATCTGCCTATGTGGGCATAGACCCAACGGCAGATTCTTTGCACATAGGTCATTTAGTGGGGGTAATGATGTTAAGACACTTCCAGTTGGCCGGGCATAAACCTTTTGCATTGGTTGGCGGTGCCACTGGAATGATAGGGGACCCATCCGGAAAATCCTCGGAGCGTAATCTTTTGGATGAAGCTACCCTTCGTCACAACCAGGAAGCCTTAAAAGCTCAGCTGGCCAGATTTTTGGATTTTGAGAGCGATGCGAAAAACGCAGCGGTTTTGGTCAACAATTATGACTGGATGAAAGACTTTTCCTTTCTGGATTTTATTCGAGACGTGGGCAAGCACATTACCGTGAATTATATGATGGCGAAGGATTCCGTAAAAAAGAGACTTTCTGCCGAAGCAAAGGAAGGCATGTCATTTACGGAATTTACCTATCAACTGGTGCAAGGGTATGATTTCCTGCATCTATATAGAACCTATAACTGTACCCTACAAATGGGTGGCAGTGATCAATGGGGCAATATTACAACCGGTACGGAGTTGATTCGAAGAATAGGTGGTGGAAAAGGATATGCACTTACCTGCCCGTTAATCACGAAAGCGGATGGCACCAAATTTGGAAAAACGGAAAGCGGGAATGTTTGGCTGGATGCCGAAAGGACCTCCCCCTATAAATTTTATCAATATTGGCTGAATACTTCGGATACGGATGCCGAGAAATATATCAAGATTTTCACTTTCCTTACAAAAGAAGCGATTGAGGATCTTGTAGCCCAGCATTCTGAAGCCCCACACCTTAGGTTGCTCCAAAAGAAATTGGCGGAGGAAATTACCGTGATGGTCCATTCACAGGAAGATTTGGATAATGCGGTAAAGGCCAGTGATATACTTTTTGGAAAGTCTACTTCGCAAGATCTCAAAGGGTTAAATGAAAAAACGTTTTTGGATGTTTTTGAAGGTGTACCCCAGGCTGAAATTCCTATGTCCTCTTTGGATAATGGTTTGGATATGATTGGGGCATTGTCTGCGCAAACCGGTTTTTTGGGCTCCAATGGAGAAGCTCGGAGGGAATTAAAACAGAATTCTATTTCAGTGAACAAGGAAAAGGTCAAGGAAAACTATGTCATTGGCAGGGAGGACCTTATTAATGGGAAATTTGTTTTGCTCCAGCGAGGCAAGAAGAATTATTTTGTACTTAAACTAACGGAATAGGGGCAACCTTTTATTGGTTTCTTCATCTTTCCAAAAAGTTCTGTTATGAAGCGATTTTTTTGGGTGATGATTTCCATTCTTTTTATATCATGTAATCAAGACGATGGGCCGGTAATTCAGGATACTTCTCTCAACGGTGAGTGGATCCTTCAGGACATCAGCTGCTTTTGCGGTTTTGACCCGGAGATTGATTTCTCTGAAACCCGGTTGTTTTTTGATACAGAAAACGATAAGCTCACCGTTTTCAACGACGGGGATAATCAATTTTTCAAGCAATCTGGGGATTATTATTACGGGGGACAAAACAATATTCTGACCTTTACCGATGATACTAGTTATCAATTTGAGATCAAAGGAAAACAAATGTCCTTGGTGTATTTGGACAACCCCAATATTGCCGATGACGAAGTAGCTTATTTCTTTGTTAGGCCTTAGTTTTAAGAAACTAGTTAGGGGTTAATTCAGCCACCCTTTTGGCTTTATTCCCATAAGTATTGACAAAAGTTTCTTTTACCCTTTTTGATTTATAAAAGTATGGTATCCAGATGGCAGCCGAAATTATGGATCGAAAAATATCATTAGAACCGGTTGGGTCTGGAATACCTACTTGGTTCATAACAAAGGATTCTATGATTGTTAAGGTCATGGTCATAAAATAAAAGACCATCATGAGTTTGGGAGCACTGGTTCTTTTTTTAAAGAACAAGAGAATGGCAAAAATGGTAAATACCAAAAAGGAAATATTATAGAAAATTTCAAAGCCAAGATATATATTTAAGAATTGATGATTTTCGTAGCCACCTAATTCAAAACCCTCCCAAATACCTTTATTAAAATATTCGGCAGTAAAAAGTTGGTTAATAACAATAAATGGGGTAAGAACCAATCCAATAGCTGGAAGAATTAGCCAACCTCCAAAACTTCTTGGGTTAGCCAAGTCATTGGATTCGGGTTCAGGATCATAGTCCTTAAATAATTTATAACCAAGGAGTCCGCTTAGAATTAGGCTTAGTAATGCAATAATTATTGATAACCAACTATACTTTGAACTACCTTCAAAAGGGGTATATGTAAGTTGAAGACCCAAAGCATTATTTATTTTTTCGTGTTCTGCCAGGAAATTTTTAAGTAATTCTGCGGGAATAACTTCGCTTTTAAGTTCATAATTGTAGTTTACAGTTATAATTCTTCCTATCTGTTTGGTTTTTTTGCTAAAGGAGAACAAATCGTTATCTATTATAATGTCGTCAATATTTATTGACCACACCTCTGGAAGCGTAACCCTTGTAGTTTGGGAAAATGAATATGGAAGTCCTGCATAATAGGACATGGTTCTTTGCGGAGAGGCTTGATAATTAATAAGACTTTCCAGAACCAGTGAATAAGTATTGAAATAAAGATTGCCATCGTTTTCGTCTGTTTCCCATGGGGTATCGATGGAATATGATTCATAAGTAGTTAATATATTTTCCCAGGGTCTTGAATCATCCTTAAAGTTAACAGGTTCTAAAGAGGAAATGCTGGGATATAAATTGCTATAGAAGGTTAGATATTCCTGACCGATGTTTTCAACTGTATTACTCTTGAAGTAAGAACGCATGTAATCTGACTTATTTCCAGAATATTCGGTTTTAACCGTAAAATTAGCTTTTCCTCCTATAGAGTCTATAACAATGTCTTCAATAATGTTTAATCTTGATTTTTGAGATTCCGGTATTTTTTTAAGGTTCTTAGAATTCTTCCTCAAAATTAGTCCGTTATGGTAGTCAGGTGTATATAAATGGTTTAAATCGCCCCCTTGGTTGGAAATTGTGGGGTCTACAAAGTACTCTTTACCCTCGTGTTCAAAATAAACAATGCAATGATTGAATAAATTATGACTCGGTGCCAATGTTTCCAAATTTCTGTTGGATTCTGTATTGACCAACATAGGAAATGAAGTTATGCCTTCACCTTGTAATAGTGTAGAGAGAAGCAGTGATTTATCTTTACAGTCACCATATCGATGGTCCAACACAGCCTTTGGCCCATTTGGCTTGTATGCGCCTATTCCTTCCTCAAAACCCAAATATCTAATTTCATCTTGTACAAACCTTATTGTTTTTATGATAATATCCTCTTTAGAGTCGATATCCTTATCACGGGATATTGGAGATTTCAAATTTTCTGGTAATATTTTATAATGAGGTAGTAGCAAATCTGTAACTTCTAGCCAGTTATTAAAAGTTGAGACAGATACTTTTTTTTGAGTATTCATCCAATATGGTGTATTTGAATCATATCGAACGTACTCTGGCTCATCAATCTTCCAAGAGTATTCTTTACCGAACCTAGTATTTTCTATTTTCGGGGCAATTGCATTGTTAAGGAGCTGATAATTAATAGGCTGTTTCTCATCTGTAACTAATTTGTGATAAATTTTTCCCACTGGCAAAGTATATTCTTGGTACAACATACTGGAATAATTGCCTTTATTTATAGGATTAAAACCTTTAATGGAATACGAAAATTCGATGATATCCCCAGTTCGTATATCACTTAGGTTGATAACAGCTGTATTGGACCCATCATATAGTGAACGTTCTAAATTGGTTTCACGTTGAAATGTTTTTATATTGGATTCACTTAATTTTTCAATTGTTCTCCCATCTCTAATTATTAAAGCCTTGTGAAATTCAATGGATTGAAATGATGGGTCAAAGGTTGCCGTTATATCCGAGGCTTCCTGGATTCCTTCAGAATTCAGAACTTTTAAGATTAAATGGACATATTGTTCCTTGTTGATTAAATTATCCTGATAGTCAATAAGGTAATAGGCAATACCACCTTCTTCTGTAACACTTTTGTTAAAATCAACGGTATTTACAGTAATCCAATCTGGATTGTTGGTTTTTGTTGTTTTTTGGGCTATTGAATAAAATGATAAGCTGAGAAAGAGTAAAGAGTAACAGAAAAGGCGCATCAATCTAAATGTTATTTGAATTGTAAGAAATATCCGCAATATAACGTGGTAATCTTAGTGATAGTATCAATATTCGATAATCAACGTTGTTATGGGATAAATGTACTGTACCTTAGATATTTTAATTTATCAGACTTCACATTTCCTTAACGCAACCAATCAATATTTGTAGTATCTTCATTTGTAGTCCGTTAAACTTCTATTATAGTGAAAAGGTTCTTGTCGATATTTTTGGGATTACTACTCGTATATGGGTGCACCAGCGATGACTTGGTCCTTAAGGACACCGACTTGCAGTTTTCGAGTCAGAAATGGGTTCTTGTTCAAATGACTGGTAGTATGGTGAACTCTTCAACAGAGGGAGATGATATGGAATGGCAGGAATCTTATGTCTTCAATCCTGATGGGACCTTTCTTAAAACTAGGGAACGGGATAGTGTTATAACAGAGGCCAAGGGAACATTTGAAATGGTGGAGTTTGACAATGACGATGCAGATTATTTGGAACTCACTTACATTACTGGTGCAAACTTAGCTGGAAATTGTTCTGGAGAGGACACAGAAACATTAAGATACCTATCGAATATCGAAATTTACAATACGTGGATGGCCTGCGATGGACCAGGTCTGTATTATATTATGGAACAAGATTAGTATTAAAGTGCCATCAAATTACATCCTCGGATATCCGAATGGTCAAAACGCCCCAATACTTCAAAATTACCTGTCTCGTAAACTTTTCCCAAGTCCTGTGTAGCAATAAAGGAGCAGGAATTCATATTGGCGAGGTCAATCACGTTAATGCCCCCTGCTTTGCCATAGGGAAGAAATGTTAAGGGGTCTTCGGTATCCCTGATCAAAATTTTCATCCAAGGAGGGCACTCAAAAAGACTATGTCCTTTGGAGTACGCCTGTGATAACAATTCTGTCATCCCATACTCTGAATGAATAGTATCTACCCCGAATCCCTTTTTCAAATGTTCGTGTAATTCCATTCGGATCATTTCTTTTCTTCGTCCCTTCATGCCTCCCGTTTCCATGATTATAGTATTTTCTAAATTGAGTTGAAACTTTTCAGAAAAATCCAATAGGGCAAAAGAGACTCCAATCAACAGTACTTTTTGGTTTTGTGCCTCCAGACTTTGCAGTTCGCTTTGTAACCTCTCAAAATCATGGAGGAAAAAGCCGCTTTTTGGATGATTGCTTCTTTCGATTAGCCGGTCCACCATATAAATGAGTGAAGAGCCTTTGCGCTCGAGGTATGATGGTAAAAGTGCTAGAATGCAATATTCTTCGATTTCACCAAAGAACCTTTTGAAACCTTCCATGAAGCTTTGTTCATAAAGATTTAAATCGGTGACTAAGTGTTTGCTTGTCAGTGCGCCTGTAGTACCGCTACTGGTAAATACCGTTTGAATAGGTTTCTTGGAGCTTAAGACTTCATATTCCTTAAAGAACTGTATAGGAAGAAAGGGGATTTCTTCAATACTCAATACCTTCTCTGGGTCAACCTTTAGATAATTGCAGAATCTTTGGTAAACAGGGTTATGTTCGTATTGAAAATGAAAGGTATCCAGGGATTTGGATAAGAATTCTTTCTCTGTGGTAATGGAAAAGATACCTTCTATGTCCATAGAATTTTAAATTCCCACAAAGGTAAGGAACACTATAGAAAGTATAGGGAAATGGAATACATCAAGTAACTCAAAAAACTACTTGACAACTAATTTTCTGTTGATGGATTTTTTATTTTCCGTTACCTGGATTACATAGACTCCCGGCGAAAGTCTGGAAATGTCCAAGGTTTTATTGGAAATTCTATCCGTCAACACCAATTCTCCGAATACATCATAAATTCGTATTTCCTTGGTATCGTTTTTTTCGGTCGTGACATAAACCATATCTGCCGTTGCAGGGTTGGGATATAGTTTGAACCCCGTGATTTCCTCATTTTTTAGGTTACGGAAATCAATAGTGTCCTGGGCATATGCCATGAATGAAAATCCCAGTAACAGGATAAAGTAGATTTTTTTCATAGGGCATTGATTTGGGATCAACACCATAAAGTTACTTCAAAGCGGGCCGATAGAAATAAAATTGTTGTGAACTGTAATATTTTGTATGTCAACAAAATAGCCCGTGCGATTCATCGGTTTTTTATGCCGATAATCGATTGTTAATTTTTGGATGAAGAAGGAAAATTTATTTGACAATAAGCTTTCTAGTGGCCATTTTGTCCTTTTCAAAGACACGTAATACATAGACGCCGGCATCCATATCGTTTAAGGATAGTTCCTTACCTAAAATAGTGGTCTTTAGGATAAGGGTTCCAAAGACATCATATACAAAGATTTCCTTTGGACCGTTGATGGCCGTAGTAATGTAGACCTTACCATTTGTAACCGGATTGGGATACATGCTAAAACCTTCTATATCCCCCTGATTTTGGGAACTCTGTCCAAAACCAACAGCACAAAAAAGGAATAAAACAACGAGGTAAAGGTGCTTCATATATAGCTGGTTACAAATGCTATGCCACAAATATAGGAATTTTAGAAGCTGAATGTCAATACGATAGAACCCTTTCTTTGAATTTTTCGATGAAATGCAAAAGGCCTCGCAGATGCGAGGCCTTATTATAATATTTAAATTGCTAATACTTAGTTGGTCGCCCAACCAAAGATTGCAACATCTACAGTTGCTGGCCCTTCATAGGTTAATGCGGGGTCAGAAGTAGCACCTTCGATGGTTACGTTAGTAACGGCACCACCGTCCCTATAATCAATAGATGTGTCATAACCTGTCAATGAAAGACCGGTTATCGTAGCACCGGACTCTTTTTTAAATTGAAGAGCCGTACCACCAACGGTAGAAACCGCGGTAAAGTTCACTAAGGAAGGATTGCCATTGTCGCCATCGGCCTCAACGGCAGTTGAGAAACCTGCTTCGGTATGAAGCACATAGGCATCGGTCAAAGTACCGTTCCAACCTTCCGTCCAGTCAACTGCATCGTCCTGGTTGTTTTCCAAATAGAAGTTGGAAGCGGAAACAGTACCGCCGAAGAACTCGACACCATCGTCCGTACCATTTAAGATGGCCACGTTGCTGATAGTGGTAGCCGAACCAACCGCATAAAGTGTAAGACCGTTGTACTGTGACTCGGGGTTGATCTGTGCACCGGCGTAGTTGATGATCAAATACTCGATGCTACCTGAGTCATCGGCGTCATTGGTTCCACCATAAATAATATTACCAACTTCTGCAGTGGCATCTGTACCTTTTGTAGTTGTGGCATCACCAGCAATAACCAATCCGCCCCAATCACCAGGAGTTTCATTGGCAGAAGTCATAACAACAGGGTTGGCTGCAGAACCTTGAATATCAATCTGACCACCCTTTTGAACTACGATATAGGTGCTTGTCTCTTCTCCAGCTTGAACATCCGCAACTATTTTTGTACCTGCTGGAATGGTTAATTTTGCGCCACTTTCCACACTTAAGGAACCATTCAAAAAGTAGGTTGTTGAAGCATTAAGAGTAACATTACTAGTTACAGTTCCTGTTAATACATTGGATTGAGATTCGGAATTTCCAGTTGCCCAATAGAACATAGAAGCACTTACAGTAGCTGGACCTTCATAGGTTAAAGCAGGATCAGAGTCAGCGCCTGCAATTTGAACGTTTGAAACAGCTCCACCATCCCTAAAGTCAACTGAGGTATCGTAGCCTGTCAATGAAAGACCGGTTATCGTAGCGCCGGACTCTTTTTTGAACTGAAGTGCAGTACCACCAACGGTAGAAACCGCGGTAAAGTTCACTAAGGAAGGATTGCCATTGTCGCCATCGGCCTCAACGGCAGTTGAGAAACCTGCTTCGGTATGAAGCACATAGGCATCGGTCAAAGTACCGTTCCAACCTTCCGTCCAGTCAACTGCATCGTCCTGGTTGTTTTCCAAGTAGAAGTTGGAAGCGGAAACAGTACCGCCGAAGAACTCGACACCATCGTCCGTACCATTTAAGATGGCCACGTTGCTGATAGTGGTAGCCGAACCAACCGCATAAAGTGTAAGGCCGTTGTACTGTGACTCGGGGTTGATCTGTGCACCGGCGTAGTTGATGATCAAATACTCGATGCTACCGGAGTCATCGGCGTCATTGGTCCCACCATAAATAATATTACCAACTTCTGCAGTGGCATCTGTACCTTTTGTAGTTGTGGCATCACCAGCAATAACCAATCCGCCCCAGTCACCAGGGTTTTCATTTGTTGAGGTCATTATAACGGGCATAGCTTCCGTACCTTGAACATCAATCTGACCACCTTTTTGAACTACGATATAGGTGCTTGTCTCTTCTCCAGCTTGAACATCCGCAACTATTTTCGTACCTGCTGGAATGGTTAATTTGGCTCCACTTTCCACACTTAATGTTCCTTCTAAGAAATAGTCTATCGCAGGGTCAAGAGTTAAGTTAGATCCAATGGACCCACTTAATACATTACTTTCTACAGTATTGTTTGTGCCAACCCAACTGAACATGTTTACGTCAACCGTAGCAGGGCCTACATAAGATAAAGAAGGATTGGAGTCAGCACCTTCAATTTGGACATTGGAAACAGCTCCACCATCCCTAAAGTCAACGGAAATATCGTAGCCTGTCAATGAAAGACCGGTTATAGTGGCGCCGGACTCTTTTTTGAACTGAAGTGCAGTACCACCAACGGTAGAAACCGCGGTAAAGTTCACTAAGGAAGGATTGCCATTGTCGCCATCGGCCTCAACGGCAGTTGAGAAACCTGCTTCGGTATGCAGCACATAGGCATCGGTCAAAGTACCGTTCCAACCTTCCGTCCAGTCAACGGCATCATCTTGGTTGTTTTCCAAATAGAAGTTGGAAGCGGAAACAGTACCGCCGAAGAACTCGACACCATCGTCCGTACCATTTAAGATGGCCACGTTGCTGATAGTGGTAGCCGAACCAACCGCATAAAGTGTAAGACCGTTGTACTGTGACTCGGGGTTGATCTGTGCACCGGCGTAGTTGATGATCAAATACTCGATGCTACCTGAGTCATCGGCGTCATTGGTTCCACCATAAATAATATTACCAACTTCTGCAGTGGCATCTGTACCTTTTGTAGTTGTGGCATCACCAGCAATAACCAATCCGCCCCAGTCACCAGGAGATTTACTATCGGAAGTCATGACAACTGGCTCTGATGAGGTACCCTGAACATCGATTTTTGCACCTTTTTGAACAACGATATATGTACTGGTTTCGTCACCAGCAGCAGCACTTGCCGTAATTGTTGTTCCAGCAGGAATAGTCAATGTCGCGCCGTTCTCGATACTAACTACACCATCTAGCGTATACGTGTTTTGCACCTCAAGTTCTAGGTCTTCTGTAATCGGGCTGATGGAAGTTAAATTGATAGACTCGGTACAGGCGTCGCAGGATCCACCGCAATCGACACCCGTTTCGTCTCCATTCTGAATTCCATCTGAACATGTAGGTTCTTCTTCACAAGCGCCACAGGTACCACCACAGTCAATACCTGTTTCCGTACCATTTTGTATACCATCATTACAGGTAGGCCCTGGATTGTCATCGTCTTTATTACAACTAACCGTTAGTACGGCAGTTGATAAAAAGAGAAATAAAAGTTTAAAGATTCTCGTTTTCATAATTTGGATTTAAATGTTTAAATAAAATGTTCTTATCTTAAAAAGAATAGGTAAGGCCAATTCCAATTGTTCTACCTAATTTGTATGATCTAACAGTTTCTGTTCTAACAATTCTTTCTGGCGCATTTGGGCCTAACCTTTCATTAATATCATCGGAAAAGGCCCTAATTTCATTTCTGTTTTCAAGAACTCCTTGTGTTCTTTTAATTTCTGGGTTCAATAGGTTTTGCCCATTTAATGAAACTTGCCATTTCTCAGCAAATTCCTTACTGATTCTACCATTCAAAACCACAAAACCTTTCTCAACAATATTATCGTTATAAGAGTAGTCGTAGATATCAAATCCTTCAGGACTACCCAATACATAAATCTTGTCCGAAGC
This window of the Maribacter cobaltidurans genome carries:
- a CDS encoding DUF4296 domain-containing protein, with protein sequence MRRIKIVMLIVFFTYSCGEKLIEEPENLIPKDKMILVLRDMALINAAKGANLGILKDNAIEPTNYVFEKYKIDSAQFVESDRYYASLPLEYEAIYTEVETILEQKRIQLEQEKKVADSLKYLESKQNKPAIDSLGTSTNLKNDVP
- a CDS encoding NAD-dependent epimerase/dehydratase family protein — translated: MVLVTGGTGLVGSHLILRLVLSKIKVRAIYRSQEKLQQVKKVFSYYQDDVQSIFDQIDWIQGDILDLPSLEYAFLDVKQVYHAAALISFDPKDFKKLRKVNVEGTANIVNLCIHHNIEKLCYVSTIGTIGRSLRGKEATEENDWNELYTNVYALTKKSAEMEVWRGTQENLDAVIVNPGVIIGPGFWANGSGKLFTTVNRGYSFYPPGGTGFVSVNDVVQIMMKLMESSIKNERFILVAENLSFKEAISLTAKHIEKKIPSKRLKKWQLKIGRYFDFFKTLITGKPRTITKNSVYSLLHPETYSSTKIRTALGFEFESVEHSIAFSAKKYITEHHSSN
- the tyrS gene encoding tyrosine--tRNA ligase; this encodes MASNFVKELEWRGMLHDAMPGTEEYLMEGMQSAYVGIDPTADSLHIGHLVGVMMLRHFQLAGHKPFALVGGATGMIGDPSGKSSERNLLDEATLRHNQEALKAQLARFLDFESDAKNAAVLVNNYDWMKDFSFLDFIRDVGKHITVNYMMAKDSVKKRLSAEAKEGMSFTEFTYQLVQGYDFLHLYRTYNCTLQMGGSDQWGNITTGTELIRRIGGGKGYALTCPLITKADGTKFGKTESGNVWLDAERTSPYKFYQYWLNTSDTDAEKYIKIFTFLTKEAIEDLVAQHSEAPHLRLLQKKLAEEITVMVHSQEDLDNAVKASDILFGKSTSQDLKGLNEKTFLDVFEGVPQAEIPMSSLDNGLDMIGALSAQTGFLGSNGEARRELKQNSISVNKEKVKENYVIGREDLINGKFVLLQRGKKNYFVLKLTE
- a CDS encoding DUF3857 domain-containing protein — translated: MRLFCYSLLFLSLSFYSIAQKTTKTNNPDWITVNTVDFNKSVTEEGGIAYYLIDYQDNLINKEQYVHLILKVLNSEGIQEASDITATFDPSFQSIEFHKALIIRDGRTIEKLSESNIKTFQRETNLERSLYDGSNTAVINLSDIRTGDIIEFSYSIKGFNPINKGNYSSMLYQEYTLPVGKIYHKLVTDEKQPINYQLLNNAIAPKIENTRFGKEYSWKIDEPEYVRYDSNTPYWMNTQKKVSVSTFNNWLEVTDLLLPHYKILPENLKSPISRDKDIDSKEDIIIKTIRFVQDEIRYLGFEEGIGAYKPNGPKAVLDHRYGDCKDKSLLLSTLLQGEGITSFPMLVNTESNRNLETLAPSHNLFNHCIVYFEHEGKEYFVDPTISNQGGDLNHLYTPDYHNGLILRKNSKNLKKIPESQKSRLNIIEDIVIDSIGGKANFTVKTEYSGNKSDYMRSYFKSNTVENIGQEYLTFYSNLYPSISSLEPVNFKDDSRPWENILTTYESYSIDTPWETDENDGNLYFNTYSLVLESLINYQASPQRTMSYYAGLPYSFSQTTRVTLPEVWSINIDDIIIDNDLFSFSKKTKQIGRIITVNYNYELKSEVIPAELLKNFLAEHEKINNALGLQLTYTPFEGSSKYSWLSIIIALLSLILSGLLGYKLFKDYDPEPESNDLANPRSFGGWLILPAIGLVLTPFIVINQLFTAEYFNKGIWEGFELGGYENHQFLNIYLGFEIFYNISFLVFTIFAILLFFKKRTSAPKLMMVFYFMTMTLTIIESFVMNQVGIPDPTGSNDIFRSIISAAIWIPYFYKSKRVKETFVNTYGNKAKRVAELTPN
- a CDS encoding LuxE/PaaK family acyltransferase, with the translated sequence MDIEGIFSITTEKEFLSKSLDTFHFQYEHNPVYQRFCNYLKVDPEKVLSIEEIPFLPIQFFKEYEVLSSKKPIQTVFTSSGTTGALTSKHLVTDLNLYEQSFMEGFKRFFGEIEEYCILALLPSYLERKGSSLIYMVDRLIERSNHPKSGFFLHDFERLQSELQSLEAQNQKVLLIGVSFALLDFSEKFQLNLENTIIMETGGMKGRRKEMIRMELHEHLKKGFGVDTIHSEYGMTELLSQAYSKGHSLFECPPWMKILIRDTEDPLTFLPYGKAGGINVIDLANMNSCSFIATQDLGKVYETGNFEVLGRFDHSDIRGCNLMAL
- a CDS encoding T9SS type A sorting domain-containing protein encodes the protein MKKIYFILLLGFSFMAYAQDTIDFRNLKNEEITGFKLYPNPATADMVYVTTEKNDTKEIRIYDVFGELVLTDRISNKTLDISRLSPGVYVIQVTENKKSINRKLVVK
- a CDS encoding T9SS type A sorting domain-containing protein; translation: MKHLYLVVLFLFCAVGFGQSSQNQGDIEGFSMYPNPVTNGKVYITTAINGPKEIFVYDVFGTLILKTTILGKELSLNDMDAGVYVLRVFEKDKMATRKLIVK
- a CDS encoding beta strand repeat-containing protein, with amino-acid sequence MKTRIFKLLFLFLSTAVLTVSCNKDDDNPGPTCNDGIQNGTETGIDCGGTCGACEEEPTCSDGIQNGDETGVDCGGSCDACTESINLTSISPITEDLELEVQNTYTLDGVVSIENGATLTIPAGTTITASAAAGDETSTYIVVQKGAKIDVQGTSSEPVVMTSDSKSPGDWGGLVIAGDATTTKGTDATAEVGNIIYGGTNDADDSGSIEYLIINYAGAQINPESQYNGLTLYAVGSATTISNVAILNGTDDGVEFFGGTVSASNFYLENNQDDAVDWTEGWNGTLTDAYVLHTEAGFSTAVEADGDNGNPSLVNFTAVSTVGGTALQFKKESGATITGLSLTGYDISVDFRDGGAVSNVQIEGADSNPSLSYVGPATVDVNMFSWVGTNNTVESNVLSGSIGSNLTLDPAIDYFLEGTLSVESGAKLTIPAGTKIVADVQAGEETSTYIVVQKGGQIDVQGTEAMPVIMTSTNENPGDWGGLVIAGDATTTKGTDATAEVGNIIYGGTNDADDSGSIEYLIINYAGAQINPESQYNGLTLYAVGSATTISNVAILNGTDDGVEFFGGTVSASNFYLENNQDDAVDWTEGWNGTLTDAYVLHTEAGFSTAVEADGDNGNPSLVNFTAVSTVGGTALQFKKESGATITGLSLTGYDTSVDFRDGGAVSNVQIAGADSDPALTYEGPATVSASMFYWATGNSESQSNVLTGTVTSNVTLNASTTYFLNGSLSVESGAKLTIPAGTKIVADVQAGEETSTYIVVQKGGQIDIQGSAANPVVMTSANETPGDWGGLVIAGDATTTKGTDATAEVGNIIYGGTNDADDSGSIEYLIINYAGAQINPESQYNGLTLYAVGSATTISNVAILNGTDDGVEFFGGTVSASNFYLENNQDDAVDWTEGWNGTLTDAYVLHTEAGFSTAVEADGDNGNPSLVNFTAVSTVGGTALQFKKESGATITGLSLTGYDTSIDYRDGGAVTNVTIEGATSDPALTYEGPATVDVAIFGWATN